The following are from one region of the Mycolicibacterium diernhoferi genome:
- a CDS encoding helix-turn-helix transcriptional regulator, translating into MTTDLLRTKQVTLQTGIPEGTLRWWRHCNEGPPSFKLGKKTVVYPADKLALWIASNEAVSTKGAL; encoded by the coding sequence ATGACCACTGATCTCTTGCGAACGAAGCAGGTGACTCTGCAGACGGGCATCCCCGAAGGAACATTGCGGTGGTGGCGTCACTGCAACGAGGGACCGCCCAGCTTCAAGCTCGGCAAGAAGACAGTGGTGTATCCCGCCGACAAGCTGGCGTTGTGGATCGCCTCGAACGAAGCCGTCAGCACGAAGGGCGCTCTGTGA
- a CDS encoding tyrosine-type recombinase/integrase, translating to METTSVPADTEPVDLDGTPAARSHSPRAIRRTPGTGGVIDLWKDKRGRPTKRATGRWAEGLGKPQGIGSRWRGWYVGDDGKSRTKDFRTEVEAEKWSNTERGKVVTNVWVSPDVGADTFRVVAEQWFKTKAHRKPSTVAGYRSILDNLVLPKWGDGPVKAITYGDLSAWIAELSVNGSQSGTGLSPSRIRQTHQLMGAVFKYAVRAGLAAKNIAAEVERSELPREKKQKEMHCLMHRQLLDLASGTGRFEALTLVLGYCGLRFGEAAALRRRDIGNREITVKASATNVAKRGIVETDTKSGEARTVPVPAPVWERLKAELPSDPDAYVFPSRKGGVLPLGEYRWAFDNALKPLREAAAEERKAEPKGEETTPVFPYATPHDLRHTAASLAISAGANVKVVQRMLGHATATMTLDRYGHLMSDDLAGVADALGEAIAAVA from the coding sequence GTGGAGACGACGTCAGTACCTGCGGATACCGAACCGGTCGACTTGGACGGCACACCCGCTGCGCGTTCCCATTCGCCCCGCGCCATAAGGCGCACGCCCGGTACGGGAGGTGTGATCGATCTATGGAAGGACAAGCGGGGTAGGCCCACAAAGCGCGCCACAGGCCGATGGGCGGAGGGCCTCGGGAAGCCGCAGGGTATAGGTAGCCGGTGGCGCGGCTGGTATGTCGGCGACGATGGCAAATCGCGAACAAAGGACTTCCGCACGGAGGTTGAAGCCGAGAAGTGGTCAAACACTGAACGCGGCAAGGTGGTCACGAATGTTTGGGTGAGCCCTGACGTAGGTGCCGACACCTTCCGAGTCGTTGCAGAGCAGTGGTTCAAGACCAAAGCTCACCGCAAGCCCAGTACGGTCGCTGGTTACCGCTCCATCCTCGATAACCTCGTGTTGCCCAAGTGGGGTGATGGGCCGGTGAAGGCCATCACCTATGGCGACCTGTCTGCGTGGATCGCAGAGCTGTCGGTGAATGGATCCCAGTCGGGCACCGGGCTCTCACCAAGCCGGATACGGCAGACGCATCAGCTGATGGGTGCGGTGTTCAAATACGCGGTGCGTGCTGGACTCGCGGCTAAGAACATCGCTGCCGAGGTTGAACGTTCGGAACTGCCCAGGGAGAAGAAGCAGAAAGAGATGCATTGCCTGATGCATCGTCAGCTACTCGACTTGGCTAGCGGCACAGGTCGGTTTGAAGCGCTTACATTGGTCCTTGGTTACTGCGGCCTTCGCTTTGGGGAAGCTGCGGCGTTGCGGCGCAGGGATATTGGCAATCGCGAGATCACCGTGAAGGCGTCGGCTACGAACGTGGCGAAACGGGGCATTGTGGAGACGGACACGAAGAGTGGGGAGGCGAGAACGGTCCCAGTACCAGCACCTGTTTGGGAGCGGTTGAAGGCGGAGCTGCCCTCCGATCCTGACGCCTATGTCTTCCCGTCACGCAAAGGTGGTGTGTTACCGCTTGGTGAGTACCGGTGGGCGTTCGACAATGCGCTTAAGCCACTTCGGGAAGCCGCTGCAGAGGAGCGGAAAGCGGAGCCGAAGGGCGAGGAGACAACACCGGTGTTCCCTTACGCCACACCGCACGACCTACGACACACGGCGGCATCGTTGGCTATCTCGGCTGGTGCCAACGTCAAAGTGGTGCAACGCATGCTCGGGCACGCCACGGCGACAATGACGCTGGATCGTTACGGGCACTTGATGAGTGACGATCTTGCTGGCGTCGCTGACGCTCTGGGTGAGGCAATCGCCGCCGTCGCTTAG